One window of the Salvelinus sp. IW2-2015 linkage group LG10, ASM291031v2, whole genome shotgun sequence genome contains the following:
- the LOC139028302 gene encoding uncharacterized protein has product MSQPLLTFDPAPAPAQQHPAEKLSETEVRVRREEDKRRKERTREEKRRGEEEKKDGGGREGKQSGELNQRISPDLYPASSSSSPSPPQSLSQSSPPAHQPLPQPTGHGLSVSLFLSILQPLSPAPVLKSLPGPFPALPSLSSPPSRPFLPALSSVLSPALSPALSLESSPSPLPSPPPQSSPQPCPQPLLSPLPPSPLSQPSPQPLPSPLPSSRPTLYPVLSPAHPSPLLSPLLFNILPSPSPPSPVLSPLPGLSPSPSPALSSVLVPGPFPGPSPALSSALSPPSPLPQPCPQSSPPALVAQPLPQPCPQPSPQSSPPVLSPAPVLTAVLSPPLSFSPPSLSPLPSPSHPASSSGPLQPSSSVLSSVLSSVLSPALPCILNVILWAPNCL; this is encoded by the exons AGCCGAGAAGCTGTCAGAGACTGAGGtcagagtgaggagagaagaggacaagaggagaaaggagaggacaagagaagagaagagaagaggagaagaggagaagaaagatggaggaggaagggaaggaaagcAGAGTGGGGAGCTGAATCA GCGCATCTCCCCAGACCTCTACCCAGCCTCTTCCAGTTCCTCACCCAGTCCTCCCCAGTCCCTCTCCCAGTCCTCTCCGCCAGCTCACCAGCCTCTACCCCAGCCCACCGGCCACGGCCTCTCCGTCAGCCTCTTCCTCAGTATTCTCCAGCCGCTTTCCCCAGCCCCTGTCCTCAAGTCTCTCCCCGGCCCTTTCCCGGCCCTTCCCAGcctgtcctcccctccctcccgtccctttctcccagccctctcctcagtcctctcccCGGCACTTTCCCCAGCCCTGTCCCTCGAGTCCTCTCCCAGCCCTctccccagccctcctcctcagtcctctccccagccctgtcctcagcctctcctcagtcctctcccacccagccctctctcccagccctctccccagcctctccccagtcctctcccCAGCTCACGCCCGACCCTCTACCCAGTCCTCTCCCCAGCCCACCCCAGCCCTCTCCTCAGCCCTCTTCTCTTCAATATTCTCCCTAGCCCTTCTCCCCCCAGCCCTGTCCTCAGTCCTCTCCCCGGCCTTTCGCCCAGCCCTTCCCCAGCCCTGTCCTCAGTCCTCGTCCCCGGCCCTTTCCCCGGCCCTTCCCCAGCCCTGTCCTCAGCCCTCTCGCCGCCCAGTCCTCTCCCCCAGCCCTGTCCTCAGTCCTCTCCCCCGGCACTTGTCGCCCAGCCCCTTCCCCAGCCCTGTCCTCAGCcctctcctcagtcctctcctccagtcctgtCCCCAGCCCCTGTCCTCACTGCAGTCCTCTCCCCGCCCTTGTCCTtcagccctccctctctcagtcctctccccAGCCCCTCTCACCCAGCCTCCTCCTCAGGTCCTCTCCAGCCCTcgtcctcagtcctctcctcagtcctctcctcagtcctctcccCAGCCCTCCCTTGCATTCTGAATGTTATCCTTTGGGCTCCTAATTGCCTGTAA
- the LOC139028303 gene encoding uncharacterized protein has protein sequence MAMSSVPEGSPRPSPLPSPLPTLSPALSQALSPALSRVLFPSPLPSPPHPLPALSPVFSPSTLPALSSVLSRAPVLRPSPQSSSPSPLPSPVLRPLSSPLPSPLLSPLSQPCPSSSPQSSPSPLPSPVLVLYPVLSSVLSPALSPALSPSSPQSSPQPSPHPVLRPSPSSPSQPSPQPSPQPYPSSSPQSSPQPSPSLVLKSSTQSSPQSSPQPSPQSCPQSSPQSSPHPSPTTLSQPSPPHSPQPSPQSSPVLSPHSPQPSPKPSPQPCPESSPQPSPQPTPALSSALSPVFSPAPPQPCPPSSPSPVLRPLPSSPQALSSALSPALSFVLSPGLSPALSPALSSASPQSSPSPLPRPVPRPLPSPLPSPLPSLSPSPPQSSPPSSPPVLSQPFSPDLSPSSPQSSPQPSPPDLSPVLSPVLPQFLSPALSPDLSPVLSPSPLPVPLPSPLPSPLPSPLPRPLPSPLPSSLPRPLPSLSPVLSPDLSPIPLPSPPPVLSQPCPSPLPSPLLSPLPSPVPRPLPSPLPSPLPFPPLHSECYPLGS, from the exons ATGGCCATGTCCTCAGTGCCTGAGGGGAG CCCTCGCCCCAGTCCTCTCCCGAGTCCTCTCCCCACActctccccagccctctctcAAGCCCTCTCCCCAGCCCTGTCCCGAGTCCTCTTCCCCAGCCCTCTCCCCAGCCCACCCCACCCTCTCCCAGCCCTCTCCCCAGTCTTCTCCCCAAGCACTCTCCCAGCCCTGTCCTCCGTCCTCTCCCGAGCCCCTGTCCTCCGTCCCTCTCCCCAGTCCTCTTCCCCAAGCCCTCTCCCCAGCCctgtcctccgtcctctctccagtcctctccccaGCCCTCTCCTCAGCCCTCTCTCCCAGCCCTGTCCTTCGTcctctccccagtcctctcccAGCCCTCTCCCCAGCCCTGTCCTAGTCCTCTACCCAGtcctctcctcagtcctctccccagccctctccccagccctgtctccgtcctctccccagtcctctcccCAGCCCTCTCCCCACCCTGTCCTCCGTCCCTCTCCGTCCAGTCCTTCCCAGCCCTCTCCTCAGCCCTCTCCCCAGCCCTATCCTTCGTcctctccccagtcctctcccCAGCCCTCTCCCAGCCTGGTCCTCAAGTCCTCTACCCAGtcctctcctcagtcctctcccCAGCCCTCTCCCCAGTCCTGTCCTCAGTcctctccccagtcctctcctcacccctctcccaccactctctcccaGCCCTCTCCCCCACACTCTCCCCAGCCCTCGCCCCagtcctctccagtcctctccccaCACTCTCCCCAGCCCTCTCCCAAGCCCTCCCCCCAGCCCTGTCCCGAGTCCTCTCCCCAGCCCTCTCCCCAGCCCACCCCAGCCCTCTCCTCAGCCCTCTCCCCAGTCTTCTCCCCAGCCCCTCCCCAGCCCTGTCCTCCGTCCTCTCCGAGCCCTGTCCTCCGTCCTCTCCCA tcctctccccaAGCCCTCTCCTCAGCCCTCTCCCCAGCCCTGTCCTTCGTCCTCTCCCCAGGCCTCTCCCCAGCCCTCTCCCCAGCCCTGTCCTCAGcctctccccagtcctctcccAGTCCTCTCCCCAGACCTGTCCCCCGTcctctccccagtcctctccccagtcctctcccCAGCCTCTCCCCGTCTCCTCCCCAGTCCTCTCCCCCGTCCTCTCCCCCAGTCCTCTCCCAGCCCTTCTCCCCAGACCTGTCCCCGTcctctccccagtcctctcccCAGCCCTCTCCCCCAGACCTGTCCCCAGTCCTCTCCCCCGTCCTTCCCCAGTTCCTCTCCCCAGCCCTCTCCCCAGACCTGTCCCCCGTCCTCTCCCCCAGTCCTCTCCCCGTTcctctccccagtcctctccccagtcctctccccagtcctctcccCCGTCCTCTCCCCAGTCCTCTTCCCAGTTCTCTCCCCCGTCCTCTCCCCAGcctctccccagtcctctcccCAGACCtgtcccccatccctctccccagTCCTCCCCCAGTCCTCTCCCAGCCCTGTCCCAGTcctctccccagtcctctcctcagtcctctccccagccctgtcccccgtcctctccccagtcctctccccagtcctctccccttccctcccctgcATTCTGAATGTTATCCTTTGGGCTCCTAA